The sequence ATAGGTTGCTCTGTATTATGTATTCCCAACCAagagcccaatcctgaaaacCTTGACATGTGAAAGTATTGAAATTAACACTTTGCTCATGATCATAAGGCTATTAAAAATTCATCAGAGTAATTTTGTGGTCATTGCTTATTGAGACAGTCAAGAAATATTGGTCCTTTTGACCTCAGGAGTAACTGAGGACAAAATTTGGCTTGTGGTATTTAAAGTATCACATGATCATTCTGTTAACCAGGTGTCCAATACTTTGTTCACCTGAAAAACTCTATGGTTGTGATAAAGGAGTTTTGTTTTATACAGCTGTGTGAAGCAGTTGACTATGTACAATCAACCACTAAACACAAATCACGTTTCTTTAAATCCTTATCGGTATACTGCCGTTCCTTATGCCCCATATCAGCacagtatttaagcatgtgcttaacttaagcATGTTAGgtatcccattgactttagtggaactcCTTAgctgcttcaagttaagcatatgcttaagagcTGTGCTGGATTGGGATCTGAGACACTGCAGTACTCTTACTTTAAGTTCATTGGCTATTCCACATTTGAATATCCATTATAGAATTATCACATGAATTACAAGCTTCTGTTACAAGTATTTGCAGTATGCTCCAAGTGCAGGGCCTTGTTCTGATCCCACTttctctggtgtaaatcaagagaaactccactgaaatcagtggagttataccagtataaatgagatcagaactcACCTCAGCCCTTTCGGTCTAGCCCTTATTTCTATAATGGGCTGATTAATGCCCCTCAGATGCAAACTCTATGGCTTGGGCCCATATCAGTGTATAGAACATTTTCTAAAAAGAGTAAAAAATAAAACCGGAATGTTTTAAAAACCATTGTTTTAGGCAAGTgatggagcagcagcaacagcgcCAGGAATCTCTGGAAAGAAGAACCTCTACCACAGGCATGTATCAAACAATGCAATGCAATGTATCTGTAAACAATGCAAATctattcctctcccttcctgtctCCTCTAGCTGTTGGTGGTTGTCATGTGTTATTACAGAAATAACTGGCCTGCTAAATATAGCAATAATCATTGtgggatttcaaagcattttcagTTAGAGACTTAAACTAATATATTGGAACATGGCTGCATTTTTTTCCACAGATTTGACTGAAGTTTAAGGTCCAAACTTCAGAGCACACAGCGCAACTCAGATGGGATGTGTAAAGATGGATTTAAGCAAAGCTTTGTGCTCTTCCAGTCCCATGCTAGCTATGAGACCGGCTTAAGACTGAGCTGTgtaaaggctgctctaaattatgctgttTTCCACAGTGCCAAGGGGCTGATGTTGCTGGGGTGCAGAAAAGGCCTAGCCACATTTTCTACACAGCCACAGGGAGAGTGGGTGGCATAGGAATCACTCTACTGGCTCTATGACACTATAGGATCCCTCTACCCAGAGATCAGCTGTCTGTGCCTGGCTCTTCCAGCTTTCCACGAGGTGTACAGAAGAGAATCTGACTGTAAGAGTCCGTTAGTTGGGGTAATAAGGTGAGAGGGCTTGTGTAAGTTTAGTGGGAAAGTATTTACTGAACGgattgaaaatattttctaatatattaGCAACCTGATAAGTGGTGCGGTGGGAAGAGAAGTTTCTGGCTGCAGAATCTGGCTTTTGGTTCTGTGAAAAAATATGTGCAAATGATGCCAGAATTTTTTGTGAATCTGGGGGAAAAGATTAGTTTTTgttcagctttttttttatttaaaagcagcTCAGTTGTGTCCACAGAAAATGTCACCTGTGGCAGTCATACAGAATAACGCTCGGTGGCTTTGAACTCCTAATTTGGGCGCACACAACTGTGTGCCATTTTGAGTCCGTTAAAACAAATGAAACCCTGGCTCTGCTTCTGTGAGGAACCTTGACGTAGGCATAATATGTGAGCTAGTGACAGTTCCAGCTGAGCGCCCTGTTGCATGTGAGGAGGCATCTCTGTGCTGTACACAACCTGTGTGCCTGTCTTTATGTTCaaagtgtcatagaatcatagaatatcagggttggaagggacctcaggagatcatctagtccaaccccctgctcaaagcaggatcactccccagacagatttttgccccagatccctaaatggccccttcaaggattgaactcataaccctgggttttgcaggccaatgctcaaaccactgagctattcctcctcccccaagtgccaCTTGCCACTGTCCTTGGAACGAAGGTAATGTGTGTAATTCTGACTCAAGATGGTTTGTGGGGTTAGAAGAAGCTTTACAAACATCAAAGCAAAAACTCTAGCCTATGCCGTGTGTGTCACTGCTTTGAACTAAAGGAAGGAACAGCTCTCGATTGCTGCGGTCATCTGGACATCACTAAAATCGTGACTGCAccatccttttttatttattattttctgctttcatttacttTTTAATTCTTTGTCTCCTAACCACTCTGCCTTGTTTTCATTCCTTGCTGTATGCCCATTTTATtcttttcacttttcttttctgttcttttaGTTTCTACCCTTCAGATAAAAGtgtcttcttccccctcccactgccagTCTCCTCCTCCTGACTACAGTAACTACAGTACTTCTACTTCCGCTGGTGCTGCCCCTCCACCGCCATCTTATGCCAACGTTATCTCTTCAGCATCCACCATCCCCGAGTCCAGTAGTAAAACCTCTTTCAGATCCTCTAACAGAGCCAGAGAATTCCCACAGCTTCGTCACAGACATTCTGCCTCTGAGCTCTCACCCTCCCCGGGTTCCTTCTCCTCTCCAGTATGGCCAAACCACAGGACTGTAACACAAAGCATCAAACAGATCTCTTTGTCCCCACCGCCTGAGCCTCCTTCCCATTTTCCATTCGCACCTCACCAGCCTGTTAGACGTTCCTCTCTTTCACACTCTCCTCAGTCTTCCTCTTCTCCTGTAACAACTACATCCCCCGTGCAGAAGGTTTCTGTCCTGCAGCCGCATATTCCAGAGGTCCTTCCTGTGATTCCTGTCCAGAATGGCAGAATCAGGAGATCTACAGATATAACAGTCCAAGAAGCCTCTGCAAATGTACCTCAGATAGGCCTGAATGGCCAACCCAATGAACCTCTAGCCACACAAATTCCTTTAAACTCCTCTAGTTCCCAGGTAAAAAGCGTGGATGGGTCTTTCTTCTCATACTTAGAAACTGTACCCATCTCTCAGCTACCAGTTATAACCAGCCCTGCTGGTTCCTTCATCCAGGCTTCTTTTCAGTCCTCCCAACCTTCATCTCATCCTCCAAAGCAATTGTACCAGGCCATGTCACACTTTGTTTCATTACCTCCTGCTTATGCTGCTGTATCTGAGGTGAATTTGTCCAAGAAGACCCCTCCTTTCATGACTTCATCAACCATTTCCCACTTGAGTAAGTACTTGTTTTGAATTAGTTATAACCATTAAAAGAGCTTTAGATTTGACCTGATTGTTCATAAAGCCCAATTTGCTCTGCCCTAGGACAATATGTGGGAAAAACTCTTGGGTAATCAAAGGCTAATACTACTGCACCAGATAATTCAGACAATTAGGGAAAAGGTATGGAAGGTTAGTGCTATAACTGGTGGTGGACTTGACACAAAACCTCATATCCAAATGCTCCAATCTTTggggaaataatatttttaaagtctgAGGCCAGATCTACTCTCAAAACTTCTGAAAGTGTAGTAATGACAGTTAAGGGCGTAATATTTTCAACGTTTTTTCTACTGATGAAAggcctagtgtagatgcagaaaAAGTGATCTTGCCAGTGGGGCTTGTTTCATTTGGGGAACTAGGATAAGCTAGACTTGCAAAAGCACTCTTTCAGCCATATAAGTTGCATCTAaactaggagggtttgccaggATAGCTGAACCAGCAaactttttctagtgtagactagccctgcgTGTGGATCTATATTTTGCATATGGCCTGTATTGTTAAAATGCCTGGATTAGAGCAGCTCTGTGTTGTGCCTGTTCAAAATCCAGATCAGGTTTTGCAAGTTGGACCCATCTCTCTATATAACCATATTGTGCTTAAATGGATGTGCCTAGAGAACTTAGGAAACATTTGTATATTTCTTCCACTGACAAATTTCCTGCTCCAGATATTTCAACTGCCTCTGTTGGGTCAGACCCTCAACTGGTGTAGGTGACTATATATCCATTTTCTTCAACACGCTTATTCCAGTTTACACCAACAAAGTATCTTGCCCATTATTTTTGAGTGAGGTCAATTTATAATCTAAATTATTTTTCAGCCAGGCCTCAGCTTGGCCTCTAATTTTGTGGGTGTAGATTTGCACCTATAATTCACTGTGCTCGCAATGAATTGCTAGCTATCTCATCTGTGGGCCCAAACAGGTAGGGAAATAGCTGACATGCTGCTAATAACAACCACAGTTTGTTGCAGGAGCAGCATTGTGAGCATAGTTATTAGCAGGAGTAATGTTGTGCCCATAATGTTAGAGGTTATTTCTGACCACAATGATGGGTGacgttattaaaaaaacaaaactaaatagATAGAAAATCAGGCTGTATGGTCTGAATATCATTCCTAAATTTTCCCTCTAAACCAATAAAAAACGCCTCTTTCAAATTAATGTTTGTTGCACAATTGAGTTTGTAATTGAATAGCAACAGAAGCCTTTGATGAGGTGGAGTAATTCTAGGTAATGTACCATTGATGGAATACTCATTCTGTTATAAATAGGAGAAATATACCAGAAGTATATTCTAATCTGTCCATTGAAGGACGCTGCTACTTGCAGTAGCTTCTGTTGAAATACACCGTGGCTAAAATTGAACACTTGCCCCTTAATTTTCAAAGACTGACATAGGATTTAGCCACACAAATTTCATTAAATGGAAGTTGTATGGAAATGTATAGCAAAAGCCCAGGATTTTATCTGAAAAGTGGACGTTCACAGAGTTAGTTGATAACATTTTATTTATCTGCATCTGAAAAGTTAAAATGAAGAAGAGAGATCCcaacagtcagggccggctttaggccaattccaccaattcccccgaatcgggccctgcgcctaagagggccccgcgcccagtggcagggccgccggggtggtggcaagtggccgagaatcccttccctggctagaggctcctttttaatttttactcacccggcagcgctccgggtcttcggcggcacttcagtggcgggtccttcactcgctctgggtcttcagcagcacttcggcagcaggtccttcagtgccaccaaagacccggagcgagtgaaggacaaaccgccgaagactatgagtgccgcccggtgagaacaagccccacgtgtttttttacgtgttttttttttttttttttcagtcatccctgccggggccccgtcaaaatgttcaaatcgggccccgcacttcctaaagccggctctgccaACAGTAAACCAGAAAGTGTACTCTGTGTCGAGACAGAACAATAGCCTGACCAGAGGAAGGGATAGGTGGTGGTTACATGTTACAGGGGTTTTGCATAAGGACACAGGTGCCGATGATAACTAAAAAGCAGATGTTGTACCATTGACATACTCACCAAGTATCATTCTTCTGATTGTATGTCATTAGACCTTCATTCACCCAACTGTCAATGACAAGAGAACAGGCTGTATGTGAGATGGGGAAGaatgttctttatttttatttaatcttcTGTATGTTTCAGGTCCCATCCTTCCACCTGGTCATCCTTCCACTGCTGCCACAATCCCTGCTTCATCCAGTGGGCCCCCACCTCCGCCACCCCCGCCAGTACCTCCTCCGCCTACAGGAGCAgcgccacctcccccacctccactgccgGCAGGTGGAGGACACGGGGGTAGCACTGACGATGGGTCAATGTCAGGACTAGCAGCAGCCCTGGCTGGTGCCAAACTCAGGAGAGTACAACGGGTAAGGATTGTGGCACTGGGGTTTTCACACAGTCTGGCCTTCGCTGGAGAATGCAGAATGCTTGACCTAGTTTTATTTAACCTTCTGCTAATCTATTTCATGGATAGTCAGTATTCGCTACAAAGCCCAGTGAAATGTGTTTTGAGTGACCATTCCATGGACCGTGAAAAGTCAGTTGCTTGTACAGGCTGTTATTAAAAGGAAGATTTGAGCTGgaaacaggggtgaaagtaaaattgaactcttactggtacggggctggctcctccccactcccccggaaggggcggggcagaaggggcagggcggggctgggggtcagcatccgccagccagcccatctgcgcTGCCTGACCCATgccacccagggctccagcagcaatttaaagggcccggggctacggcagtggcagccagagccccaggcccttttaaatcgctggacCCAGGGCAGCTGCTTCTTTTGCTCCGCCCCCTTTTCCTGAGCTGCACGTGCAATATGGCTGGGCCTTTAAAGTGGCCACTTGTCCATTAGAAACAGTCCTTAAAGCAGATTTCTATGTTTGGTTTTGTAATTTTCAGGAGGAAATTTtcgagttgatttttttttcctgacttgtttttaaagtaattcaCACTTGATCCTCACTACGCAGTGAAGATTAACTAGCAGGTGCCTGCATCGATTTCTCATATGACTAAGACATAATTGGTTTCTCTCCAATGTATCCTGTAGAACACTCACTAGTATTATGCTATCAACCATGACGATCAGTAGTTATCAAATAAAGGCTTGATTGTGCAGCCCGTGCGTGAGTAGATGCTCACTGAGAGGAGTAAGGGTTGCATAATCTCACCAGAAATTCAGAATCATTTTGttgtcattttcatcatttgCTCAGGCATGTACTAAATCCACAGTGGGTTTCCCAATCCTAATATGTGAATTAGCCACTGGGTTTGACCTGAATTACATTTGCTTCCATTCTGACCCATTGTGCTTTCTGCCTCTGACTGCAAGCTGCAATCATAGTGCTTTGCTCCTAGTGATTATCTAAACTAGTCAGAAAGGGCAGGTGCTTGCAATAAATTCCTCTGGTGACTTGCAATGTCAATTTGTGTCTTAAGCCAGAAGATGGTTCaggaggctccagccccagtgggGCCTCTAAGAGCGATGCCAATCGAACAAgtagtggaggaggaggaggaggactaaTGGAAGAAATGAATAAATTACTGGCAAAAAGGTTTGTACTTTGTCCTAAAGTAAACTCTAGAACAAGTGCACCAGCAGACTGTGGAACAATACGCTTTCGGTAGCTACTAGCAATTGGGTAGCTCCAATGCCTCTTTGGAACTGGCAAAACTTTGCATGGGATATAGTATTGTGGAAGTTCAAGAGATCAGGTTAACAGCCTGACACGCTGCTATTCTTGTGTAGGTGCTATTCCCTGGaccccatttttttttacatagtaAAAGCATAGGTGTTGCCAGCCAGGGTGTCAAGCCAGCTTGAACTGCTCCAGCTGATCCTGCAGATTCTGTGGGAGAGAGCCTTAGAAGTTACTGATTTTTCTCTCTGCCTTTACTGGTTTACAATCTATGTCAAAGCTGCTGTGTTCTAAAGGAATGAGTTTTAACAGAGCCCCAGGAAGATAATTATTGTGGGGTATATTGAGTAGAATGGACCAAAAAAGTATCCAAAACTGCAATAACAAGATTGCATACTGGTAGCCTTTGAGGTAGTGAAATAAAAGGTCACTGTACTTCTTACCCAGCGAATACATCAAGTCAGCTAGGATGCCAGGTTAAGCAGATTCCTTGATGAGTCTACACAGGATTGAAAGCAGATAAGTCCCACCATAGCACATGTGCGTCATGCTCCCTGGATTCCCAAAGAATAACTTTCCAAAATCAATGCAGTGCAGGGGGATTAACGTCTGTTATTAGTAATGACATAGGAATATTTACTGGGTAGTGACTGCAGTACAGGATGCATTCATCTGACTTTTTGGTGTCACTGCAGCTTCTCTATGCTGCTGGAAATCAAAATGTACTGCCTGTTGCATAGAGAACATAGACAAGATTGAGTGGAAATAGATGCCCAGTTCTGTGTGCAGGCCAGTTTAACCAGCAAAGCACATCTCACCCAGAAGTCTGTCAAGACGTAAGCAAATGCTGCCCTCAGTTACTCCTCTACAATCCTATGCAAGTCAGAGGGTTAGTTTGCGGTAACTGCCAGCGGGATATTCTCTATGGGCCTCACCTGCAGTCGGATCCACATGGGTGCAAGGGTCCCCCTGCATGGATCCAATTACAGGACTAGAgcctacatttttaattttaattgtgtttattcttttttccccctcccttttccctTTCCTTAGAAACCTCTCTCACTATAGGTTGCCACCTATCTTAGAACCTGTACAATAAATAATTGCCTCATAACATTATATCctttacagatttaaaaaattctctctacTACTTTACACCTTTGAATTATCCTTTGGCCATTATTAATAACATAATACCTGGCGTTGACAATTATTTTTACTGATTATATGTGCCAATGAAATGTTACTGGTCCTAAATATCTTTGGGCAAGTCCACACAAGTGTTTATATTCCTTGGCAGGACATGAGATATCACCCCTTAAAAATCACATCATTCTGATTCccttctttgctttttctccccctcctccccttccattGTAATGTTCATTTTATCAGCCTGTAGCTCACAAGTGTCAGAGATGCTTTTGAGTTTatcttaaaggattttttttattgttttacaaaGTGCAAACGGGGAAAGAGTAAAaatgcaggaagaggaggagaggaatAAATAGGAACAGATCCACTATTACAAAGCAAACAGATTTGAAATGGCTAAATAATGTTCTCTGGGGCAGAAAATGTTTCTTATTCAATTAGTCCAGACAGCTCTCCATCTCCTATTGGTTTCAACCAGAGTTCTACACACACAAGACATGCAGTTGTAAAGCACCATGTAAATGTACAGTCCTGTAAAACTGGttattaataatataaaatggCAAATGTACAATTATCTCTGGTTCATTTGAATTCGAATAGTTATTCACTGGATTCAGTGGGTCAGATTATGAGCTCACTTTGTGCTGGTGTAAATAAAGAATGAAGAGTAAAACTGTTATATTAGAAGTTGTAATCAGGCCCAGTGACTAGTGTTGTATAAATAACCAGAACAGATGGATAGACACACTCCAGATGATAAGGAAAGACTCCCTCTCTTATGCTTGGAAGTATTAAGCCTCCCAAAATGTACATCTTTAATGTGTGGCTCTAATCTAAGAAAGAGGCTAATTAAGTGTGGCATCTATTTTTGCCAACAGATCTGGACCTTTGGTGTATGCAGAGTCATATGTGCTCACTCCAGTAACAAAAATAAGCTTTCCCTacattttactcctgttagcactGCACAACCAACACAGCTGAGACTGAGTGAGCCACAGGTTCTGTTCTCCTATGGGAGTCGTCAGAAGAATTGTTTACTAAATTCcacctgtgcaaacccattgAAGGCAGTAAGATTGCACAGGTGTCCACTGAGAATGTCATCTGAACAAAGTGCAGTTACACAGGTGTGAGTGAGGACTTCCTGTGACCTGCAGAACTTTGTTACTGGTGATGATGTACGAGGTGCCAGGAGAACTTGACTCCTGCGTTGCAGGTTGTGTTTGCAGGCTGgcagtcagaaaaaaaatcttttgtatcgtgtgagttcattttaaaaaagaaagtcatTGAGAGACCAACAGAATCCCCATTTTTCAGCGTAGGTCTGCACGCTAAGGATGGAATGTATCCAGGGTAGGCACAGTATCTGAGAAGCTAGGTTTCAGGTGATATAAAGCATTGCTTTCTAGACTTAGTGATTCCTATAATAGCAGCTGCTATAATCATTTCAGAACTGAAGTGGAAACAAAGGAGAATGAAGTGCTGTCTCACAAACCACTATCATTTCTAGCCCCATTAATTTTTTTGCAATATACCAGAACTTAAATCTAACATCAGCCTGTCACCCCAGCAGTGCTTTTCTTGGCATTGGTCCACAGAAGGATCTAGAAGATCCAAGACCTCTGACCACTGGAATTGTCATTTCCCCAGGCACTGACTTTCgtttttgccagtgggtgctgctttctgctgctttccccactcccccttccccatgcGAGTGGTGGGTGGGGCCGAGCGTGGGTGGGTCCTCGATGGGGAAGAGGCCAagcgggggcagggcttcggagcaggggccagggcccacaaaagattaatctgtcccggcaggtgctgagcaccccctatttttttttcagcGGGTGCttaagccctggagcacccagggagtcagcgcctatggtaaTTCCTTGGAGATATCAAATACAGTAAAGTTATTAATGCTACTAAAACTATATAAACACTTCCTTGACCCCGTCCCCCACCTCCAATACATATACACACCAGTCACACATCATGGTAGATCTTAGTTTCATGGTTTTTTCAGGATTTACATGGACCACCTCTGTTTTTGAAATCTCTGAGGCTTTTCCTGCCAACAGTAAGAAGGAAAATCCCTTCACAGATCTTTCCTATTCAGTTGCTAAGGAGTTTGGAATTTGGTTTTGAGAGTtgtgtggggttttatttttcttctgtggGGTGGATGTTGCTGGCCTCCGAGTCAGAAACTAAATAAAAATGCTGCCAGTTTAGTGGAAGAAAAATCTAATGAAGTGACTTCTAGAGGTGGAGGAGTATTTGATGGATTACAGTCATCACAGCCAAGGTCCATGTGGCATGTGGAGTTGCATTGCACCTAATAATCTAAAGTAGGAAATCAAACATCCCTGAATCTTTCTGATTCTATGCTCCAGATGAGGTGGATTTTCCTACAGCTGCCAAGTAGCATTCACACAATACAACCCTCCCATAGAGCTCACACAGTCCATCAAAGAGGCATGGTGGgtaggtaatatcttgtattgacCCCGatactgttggtgaaagagagaagctttcaaacttattgagagctcttctttgggtctgggaaaggtgctctgtgggtatgtctacactgcagttaaacacccgcagctggcccatgtcacaGGACTTGGGATCACGtgactataaaactgcagtgtggatgtccgggctcgggctggagtccaggctctgggaTCCTGCCTGAGCccggatgtctacacagcagtttaaTAGCCCACCCCTGAAGCCTTAGCCCAACTCAGCTGACATAAGCCAGCCactggtgtttaattgcagtgtagagatacccagagtgtcacagctaaacaggtggaatagattgtttagcataagtagttaacacatattgtaagagaccattcagtGTGAAGTGGatagttaacacctctgcagttataGGACAAAAAGCGGGTTACAGATTATTGTGATAAAcgataaatccagtgtctttattaaatccagaagttttagtgtctagcaaagtgattttcaggtttcctttgaggatgagatcTGAGAGATCAGAtgtggagtgatcactttgtgaaaagtgttcacacaCCAGTagtatggtgtttttgtctttctaatattgtgggaccaacagggctacaagaACACTGCAACAGTCCATTAAATTGAGTTGCACATGAAGACATCTTGGGCTCACTACTGCTGGCCACATAACAGAGCAGTCATGAAATTTGTGCCCCAGTGAAAAGGGTGAACACTTGTAAAAGGAGGTGAGGGGTAAAGAATAAGGGAAAAGGAAGATCCCAGATGCACCTAGACTGTCAATTCATAGTGTGTGAGTTATGCTTTGAAGAGGCAGTGGGCCTGAGTttgctttcagttacactggtgcaaatcaggagtgacACTGTTCATGACAATAGAGTTAAACTGATATAAAAAACGGTATGAACAGTAGAGTGGGTGTTTTTGTTAGGATTAATTAGAtgatgtttgcacagcactttgaaaatgtaaagcactaCGTAAGTGCGAGGAATTATGTggatgaataaatgaaaactgccAACAATCCACACTTCCCCTGACCTTGGCTCTGAGCTTTGCCGAGGATAGAAATGTGGTATGTTTTCTCTAGTGCTT is a genomic window of Malaclemys terrapin pileata isolate rMalTer1 chromosome 4, rMalTer1.hap1, whole genome shotgun sequence containing:
- the EVL gene encoding ena/VASP-like protein isoform X1, producing MPILFFSLFFSVLLVSTLQIKVSSSPSHCQSPPPDYSNYSTSTSAGAAPPPPSYANVISSASTIPESSSKTSFRSSNRAREFPQLRHRHSASELSPSPGSFSSPVWPNHRTVTQSIKQISLSPPPEPPSHFPFAPHQPVRRSSLSHSPQSSSSPVTTTSPVQKVSVLQPHIPEVLPVIPVQNGRIRRSTDITVQEASANVPQIGLNGQPNEPLATQIPLNSSSSQVKSVDGSFFSYLETVPISQLPVITSPAGSFIQASFQSSQPSSHPPKQLYQAMSHFVSLPPAYAAVSEVNLSKKTPPFMTSSTISHLSPILPPGHPSTAATIPASSSGPPPPPPPPVPPPPTGAAPPPPPPLPAGGGHGGSTDDGSMSGLAAALAGAKLRRVQRPEDGSGGSSPSGASKSDANRTSSGGGGGGLMEEMNKLLAKRRKAASQSDKPADKKEEESQNEDASTSPSPVTRGPSQQQNSTDPGKKPWERSNSVEKPVSSLLSRNPSVKSLEAKSPTQSQLPSRMKPVSSSNDVAMDALDFDRMKQEILEEVVRELHKVKEEIIDAIRQELSRISTT
- the EVL gene encoding ena/VASP-like protein isoform X2, with the protein product MPILFFSLFFSVLLVSTLQIKVSSSPSHCQSPPPDYSNYSTSTSAGAAPPPPSYANVISSASTIPESSSKTSFRSSNRAREFPQLRHRHSASELSPSPGSFSSPVWPNHRTVTQSIKQISLSPPPEPPSHFPFAPHQPVRRSSLSHSPQSSSSPVTTTSPVQKVSVLQPHIPEVLPVIPVQNGRIRRSTDITVQEASANVPQIGLNGQPNEPLATQIPLNSSSSQVKSVDGSFFSYLETVPISQLPVITSPAGSFIQASFQSSQPSSHPPKQLYQAMSHFVSLPPAYAAVSEVNLSKKTPPFMTSSTISHLSPILPPGHPSTAATIPASSSGPPPPPPPPVPPPPTGAAPPPPPPLPAGGGHGGSTDDGSMSGLAAALAGAKLRRVQRPEDGSGGSSPSGASKSDANRTSSGGGGGGLMEEMNKLLAKRRKAASQSDKPADKKEEESQNEDASTSPSPVTRGPSQQQNSTDPGKKPWERSNSVEKPVSSLLSRMKPVSSSNDVAMDALDFDRMKQEILEEVVRELHKVKEEIIDAIRQELSRISTT